From Pseudoalteromonas sp. R3, one genomic window encodes:
- the sdhC gene encoding succinate dehydrogenase, cytochrome b556 subunit gives MKKQRPVNLDLTTISMPPTAKASILHRITGVALFFALTFVIWAWSESLSSPEGFEFVKELMTGFIAKFIAWGTLTVLSYHIVGGVRHMIQDMGHWEELESGNTSAKIALALWVIVAILAGVWIWS, from the coding sequence GTGAAAAAGCAAAGACCTGTAAATCTAGATCTTACGACTATATCTATGCCACCTACGGCAAAAGCGTCGATTTTGCACCGTATCACCGGTGTTGCGTTATTCTTCGCATTGACCTTTGTCATTTGGGCGTGGTCTGAGTCTCTTTCTTCTCCTGAAGGGTTTGAATTTGTTAAAGAGCTAATGACTGGCTTTATTGCAAAATTCATTGCGTGGGGCACCCTGACTGTATTGTCTTACCACATCGTTGGTGGCGTACGTCACATGATCCAAGACATGGGTCACTGGGAAGAATTAGAATCGGGCAACACCAGTGCAAAAATCGCATTGGCGCTGTGGGTAATCGTAGCCATCCTGGCAGGAGTGTGGATATGGTCTTAA
- the lpxK gene encoding tetraacyldisaccharide 4'-kinase gives MNRLERSWYQPLGLLNIVLLPLSGLFWLLSSLRRGLFKLGLIPVFTAPVPVIIVGNIGIGGNGKTPFVLWLVPYLESLGLKVAVISRGYGAKPPSLPYRVTDNSSAAEAGDEPLLIYKRLGCPVMIGGDRQASIEMLMQEDKPDIIVSDDGLQHYQLARNIEICIVDAQRRFGNALLLPAGPLRETPGRLKHTDLVVYNGESDGVGYELVRSGYFSVKDNQAVAQTARQGVAVSAIGNPQRFEQSLRSDGIELTNTLHFADHHAYSAADFATCEEQAVFMTEKDAVKCQSFSKENWYYLKVEAQPSAALTQQLNSLLKQKGIVNHGL, from the coding sequence ATGAATCGCTTAGAGCGCAGCTGGTATCAGCCATTAGGGCTGTTAAATATCGTACTGCTGCCTTTGTCGGGCCTGTTTTGGTTACTGAGCTCATTGCGCAGGGGGTTGTTTAAGCTGGGTCTTATACCTGTCTTTACAGCACCCGTACCGGTGATCATTGTTGGCAACATTGGCATAGGCGGCAATGGTAAAACGCCGTTCGTGTTATGGCTGGTACCCTACCTTGAGTCGTTGGGCCTGAAAGTAGCTGTGATCAGCCGGGGATATGGCGCCAAGCCTCCCAGCCTGCCATACCGGGTGACAGACAACAGCAGTGCCGCAGAAGCGGGCGATGAGCCTTTATTGATATACAAACGTTTGGGTTGCCCGGTGATGATAGGTGGCGACCGTCAGGCCAGCATCGAAATGCTGATGCAAGAAGATAAGCCAGATATTATCGTCAGTGACGATGGCCTGCAACACTACCAGCTGGCCCGAAATATCGAGATTTGTATTGTCGATGCACAGCGCCGTTTTGGTAATGCTCTGCTGCTACCGGCAGGCCCGCTGCGCGAAACACCCGGGCGTCTCAAGCACACAGATCTGGTTGTCTATAATGGAGAGTCAGACGGGGTTGGTTATGAGCTGGTTCGCAGTGGCTATTTCAGTGTGAAAGACAATCAGGCGGTTGCACAAACTGCCAGGCAGGGCGTTGCCGTGAGCGCTATTGGTAACCCGCAGCGATTTGAACAATCCTTGCGCTCAGATGGCATTGAACTGACCAATACACTGCATTTTGCCGACCACCACGCCTACAGCGCAGCCGACTTTGCCACGTGCGAAGAGCAGGCTGTCTTTATGACCGAAAAAGACGCGGTAAAATGCCAGTCATTCAGCAAAGAAAATTGGTATTATTTAAAAGTAGAAGCCCAGCCCAGTGCTGCGCTGACACAACAACTGAATTCGTTATTAAAACAAAAAGGGATAGTCAACCATGGCCTTTGA
- a CDS encoding SufE family protein produces MDLSHIEHTLAQHGTWQGKYREIMLLGKALPAMPDALKTDDALVKGCESKVWLHLDLDEQQQRLVLIADSDTRIVKGLLVIILACYNNQLPEEAGKLDGYELFDKLGLIKHLSPSRGNGVRAIVERIHQQLQVLQ; encoded by the coding sequence ATGGACTTATCACACATAGAGCACACCCTGGCTCAGCACGGCACCTGGCAGGGCAAGTATCGCGAAATCATGCTACTGGGCAAGGCACTACCGGCCATGCCGGATGCACTAAAAACGGATGACGCGCTGGTGAAAGGGTGTGAGAGTAAAGTCTGGTTACACCTTGACCTGGATGAGCAACAGCAACGCCTGGTACTGATAGCAGACTCAGACACCCGCATAGTCAAAGGTTTACTGGTAATTATACTTGCATGCTATAACAACCAGTTACCGGAAGAAGCAGGTAAACTTGATGGCTATGAACTGTTTGACAAGCTGGGACTGATCAAGCACCTGAGCCCGTCTCGCGGCAATGGAGTACGTGCAATCGTAGAACGAATCCATCAACAACTTCAGGTGCTGCAATAG
- a CDS encoding citrate synthase, translating to MADKKATVHIDGHDPIELPIYSGTAGQDVVDVRTLGAHGFFTYDPGFMSTGSCESSITYIDGAKGVLLHRGYPIEQLAEQSNYIELCYLLLNGELPDNAQLEEFAKNITHNTMLHEKIASFFQGFRVDSHPMAMLCGVVGALSSFYHDDLDISDADQRMRCAIKLVAKLPTIAAMAYKYNTGQPFVYPRNDLSYAENFLHMMFSVPAEEYKVNPVLAKAMDRIFMLHADHEQNASTSTVRLAGSSGANPYACIAAGIASLWGPAHGGANEACLNMLEEIGTVDRIDEYVAKAKDKNDPFRLMGFGHRVYKNFDPRATVMRQTCHEVLKELNIQDPLLDVAMKLEQIALEDPYFVEKKLYPNVDFYSGIILKAIGIPTSMFTVIFAMSRTVGWISHWNEMLSQPGHKIGRPRQLYTGYTARDYKKEGDR from the coding sequence ATGGCAGATAAGAAAGCCACAGTCCATATCGATGGTCATGATCCGATCGAACTCCCGATCTACTCTGGCACTGCTGGCCAGGACGTAGTCGACGTCCGCACACTTGGCGCTCACGGCTTCTTCACATACGACCCTGGTTTTATGTCGACTGGCTCTTGCGAATCATCTATTACTTATATCGATGGTGCAAAGGGTGTACTACTACACCGTGGTTACCCAATCGAGCAATTAGCAGAGCAATCTAACTACATTGAGCTGTGCTACCTGCTTCTGAACGGTGAATTACCAGACAATGCGCAACTTGAAGAATTTGCAAAGAACATCACGCACAACACTATGCTGCATGAGAAAATTGCGTCTTTCTTCCAGGGTTTCCGCGTTGATTCTCACCCAATGGCGATGCTGTGTGGTGTGGTTGGTGCATTGTCTTCGTTCTATCACGACGACCTGGACATCTCAGACGCAGATCAGCGTATGCGTTGTGCAATCAAACTGGTTGCTAAACTGCCTACTATTGCTGCGATGGCGTACAAGTACAACACAGGCCAGCCGTTCGTTTACCCACGTAACGACCTGAGCTACGCAGAAAACTTCCTGCACATGATGTTCTCAGTCCCTGCTGAAGAGTACAAGGTTAACCCTGTACTGGCTAAAGCAATGGACCGTATCTTCATGCTACACGCAGACCACGAGCAAAACGCGTCTACTTCAACGGTACGTCTTGCTGGTTCTTCAGGCGCTAACCCTTATGCATGTATCGCAGCGGGTATCGCGTCACTGTGGGGCCCTGCGCACGGTGGTGCAAACGAAGCGTGTCTGAACATGCTGGAAGAAATTGGTACTGTTGACCGTATCGACGAATACGTTGCAAAAGCAAAAGACAAGAACGACCCGTTCCGTCTGATGGGCTTTGGTCACCGCGTATACAAAAACTTCGACCCGCGTGCGACCGTAATGCGTCAAACTTGTCACGAAGTTCTGAAAGAGCTGAACATTCAGGATCCATTGCTTGACGTTGCAATGAAACTTGAGCAAATTGCACTGGAAGACCCGTACTTCGTTGAGAAGAAGCTTTACCCGAATGTTGATTTCTACTCAGGTATCATCCTGAAGGCTATCGGTATTCCGACCAGCATGTTCACTGTAATTTTCGCTATGTCTCGTACTGTTGGCTGGATCTCACACTGGAACGAAATGCTGTCTCAGCCTGGTCACAAGATTGGTCGTCCACGTCAGTTGTACACTGGCTACACGGCACGTGACTACAAAAAAGAAGGTGACAGATAA
- the sdhD gene encoding succinate dehydrogenase, hydrophobic membrane anchor protein has protein sequence MVLNQATLKRDGVQDYVSLRATALIILAYSVFIVGYFLLTPEISYEAWTGLFSNLAVKAATFITLVCIMVHTRIGLWQVLTDYVKCSTMRSVLGFVLNLMALAYVAVGLFVLWGV, from the coding sequence ATGGTCTTAAATCAAGCAACTCTGAAGCGCGACGGTGTGCAAGACTATGTGTCATTGCGCGCGACTGCACTAATCATCCTGGCTTATTCGGTATTTATCGTTGGCTACTTTCTGCTAACGCCCGAAATCAGCTATGAAGCCTGGACAGGTTTGTTCTCAAATCTGGCCGTTAAAGCGGCAACTTTCATCACACTGGTATGCATCATGGTCCACACTCGCATTGGTTTGTGGCAGGTTCTGACGGACTACGTTAAGTGTTCAACGATGCGTTCTGTGCTGGGCTTTGTACTTAATCTGATGGCACTGGCGTATGTTGCTGTTGGCCTGTTTGTATTGTGGGGTGTTTAA
- the sdhA gene encoding succinate dehydrogenase flavoprotein subunit produces the protein MKYNVREFDAVVVGAGGAGMRAALAISESGKTCALISKVFPTRSHTVSAQGGITVALGNSHEDNWEWHMYDTVKGSDYIGDQDAIEYMTKTGPEAITELENMGLPFSRFENGRVYQRPFGGQSKNFGGEQAARTAAAADRTGHALLHCLYQQNVKNKTNVFSEWYALDLVKNDKGDVVGVTAIDIESGEVVYFKSKAVVLATGGAGRIYASTTNAHINTGDGVGMAVRAGISMQDMEMWQFHPTGIAGAGTLVTEGCRGEGGYLLNKDGERFMERYAPNAKDLAGRDVVARAMMTEIREGRGCEGPWGTHIKLKLDHLGEEMLNLRLPGVCDLSKTFAHVDPAKEPIPVIPTCHYMMGGVPTNVNGQVLNVNENGEERIIEGLFAVGEIACVSVHGANRLGGNSLLDLVVFGRAAGNFLGTYLQGFESTGDASSDDVEQAFARFNRWESSEKGKGEDPVQIKKDLQECMQLNFSVFREGDAMADGLKELKEIRERLKFARLDDKSTEFNTQRIECLELDNLMETAYSTAVAANFRTESRGAHSRFDFPERDDENWLCHSLHHPESDTMTKREVNFAPKTREAFPPKARTY, from the coding sequence GTGAAATATAATGTTCGTGAATTTGACGCTGTTGTAGTTGGCGCCGGTGGTGCTGGCATGCGTGCAGCGCTTGCGATTTCTGAGTCAGGCAAAACTTGTGCATTGATCTCTAAAGTATTCCCGACACGTTCTCATACGGTATCTGCACAGGGTGGTATCACAGTTGCGCTGGGTAACTCCCACGAAGACAACTGGGAATGGCACATGTACGACACGGTAAAGGGTTCTGATTACATTGGTGATCAGGATGCCATTGAGTACATGACCAAAACCGGTCCTGAGGCAATCACTGAACTTGAAAACATGGGTCTGCCTTTCTCTCGTTTCGAGAACGGCCGTGTTTATCAGCGCCCTTTCGGTGGTCAGTCTAAGAATTTTGGTGGTGAGCAGGCTGCACGTACGGCAGCTGCGGCAGACCGTACAGGTCACGCATTGCTACACTGCTTGTACCAACAAAACGTTAAGAACAAAACTAACGTTTTCTCTGAGTGGTACGCACTTGATCTGGTTAAAAACGACAAAGGCGACGTAGTCGGTGTTACAGCAATCGACATCGAAAGCGGCGAAGTTGTTTACTTCAAGTCTAAAGCGGTTGTATTGGCAACCGGTGGTGCAGGTCGTATCTACGCATCTACTACTAACGCGCACATTAACACTGGTGACGGTGTTGGTATGGCGGTTCGTGCTGGCATCTCTATGCAGGACATGGAAATGTGGCAGTTCCACCCAACCGGTATCGCGGGTGCGGGTACGCTGGTAACGGAAGGTTGTCGTGGTGAAGGTGGTTACCTTCTAAATAAAGACGGCGAGCGTTTCATGGAACGTTATGCGCCTAACGCAAAAGACCTTGCCGGTCGTGACGTTGTTGCGCGTGCAATGATGACCGAGATCCGTGAAGGCCGTGGTTGTGAAGGCCCTTGGGGTACTCACATTAAGCTTAAGCTTGACCACCTTGGTGAAGAAATGCTTAATCTGCGCCTACCAGGCGTCTGTGACCTGTCTAAGACATTTGCACACGTTGATCCAGCTAAAGAGCCTATTCCGGTTATCCCAACCTGTCACTACATGATGGGTGGTGTACCGACCAACGTAAATGGTCAGGTACTGAACGTGAATGAAAACGGTGAAGAGCGCATCATTGAAGGCCTGTTCGCGGTAGGTGAAATTGCGTGTGTATCTGTACACGGTGCAAACCGTCTGGGTGGTAACTCACTGCTTGACCTGGTGGTATTCGGTCGTGCAGCAGGTAACTTCCTTGGTACTTACCTGCAAGGCTTCGAGTCTACAGGTGATGCATCTTCTGACGACGTTGAGCAGGCATTTGCACGCTTCAACCGTTGGGAGTCTTCTGAGAAAGGCAAAGGCGAAGATCCAGTTCAGATCAAGAAAGATCTACAAGAATGTATGCAGCTTAACTTCTCGGTATTCCGTGAAGGTGATGCGATGGCAGACGGCCTTAAAGAACTTAAAGAGATCCGTGAGCGTCTTAAGTTTGCACGTCTTGACGACAAGTCTACTGAGTTCAACACCCAGCGTATCGAGTGTTTAGAGCTTGATAACCTGATGGAAACAGCTTATTCAACAGCCGTTGCAGCTAACTTCCGTACAGAAAGCCGTGGTGCGCACTCGCGCTTTGACTTCCCTGAGCGTGACGATGAGAACTGGCTGTGCCACTCTCTGCATCACCCAGAGTCAGACACGATGACTAAGCGTGAAGTAAACTTTGCGCCTAAGACTCGTGAAGCATTCCCACCGAAAGCACGTACATACTAG
- a CDS encoding TIGR01621 family pseudouridine synthase has product MAPFEVIASHPDFVVAHKPAGVSFHSEQESGFVALLAEQLGEQLYPVHRLDKVTSGLLVLARSSHAAARLTELFTSRAVDKFYLALIDSKPKKKQGWVKGDMARSRRGTYKLLTSQDKPAITRFYSASIAPGLRACLLKPYSGKTHQLRVALKSLSAPILGDVSYGGSEADRVYLHAYCLSFEWDNERMTFYALPQSGARFVELADTEVMQSWAKPRELEW; this is encoded by the coding sequence ATGGCGCCCTTTGAGGTGATAGCCAGCCACCCGGACTTTGTGGTGGCACATAAACCCGCAGGGGTGAGTTTTCACAGTGAACAGGAAAGCGGCTTTGTTGCCTTATTAGCAGAGCAGTTGGGTGAGCAGCTTTACCCAGTTCACCGACTCGATAAGGTAACATCCGGCTTGCTGGTACTGGCTCGCTCCAGTCATGCCGCAGCCAGGCTGACTGAGCTTTTTACCAGTCGGGCCGTAGATAAGTTTTATCTGGCACTCATCGATAGTAAACCTAAAAAGAAGCAAGGCTGGGTTAAAGGCGATATGGCTAGGTCCCGGCGTGGGACTTATAAGTTGTTAACCAGTCAGGACAAGCCGGCCATCACGCGCTTTTACAGTGCCAGCATAGCGCCTGGCCTGAGAGCCTGTTTACTCAAACCTTACAGCGGCAAAACCCATCAGCTACGGGTTGCGCTAAAAAGCTTGTCAGCGCCCATCCTCGGCGATGTCAGCTATGGTGGCAGTGAAGCCGACAGAGTTTATCTGCACGCCTACTGTTTGAGCTTTGAGTGGGACAACGAAAGAATGACATTTTATGCTTTGCCACAGAGCGGAGCACGGTTTGTAGAGCTGGCAGACACTGAAGTAATGCAAAGCTGGGCAAAGCCCAGAGAGTTAGAGTGGTAA
- a CDS encoding cysteine desulfurase, translating to MNDNPCIQLRRDFPIFEVSVDDQPLCYLDSAATTQKPNQVIQAVKDFYQSQNANVHRGLHTLSEQATTAYEAVRGKLAQFLNVQSREIVWTSGATASLNLIAHGLSDSLKKDDVILLSPLEHHANIVPWQLAVQRTGARIELLPVDAQGILQLEQAKALIENLKPKVLSICHASNALGNINDVAALIASSKSSGTVTVVDGAQSFLHLRPDLQQLDCDFYVFSAHKALGPTGLGGLYGRYELLNALPVYQSGGEMIDTVSFSGTTFRPAPEKFEPGTPNIAGVIGFGAALDYITAQDHETLFQYEQSLYQSLLQQLGEIDGIRIWGDTANNVGTVSFSYKSEHHYDLATLLNTHGIAVRSGHHCTQPLMAHLGIEGTIRASLAFYNNQQDISRFIAALKDTISLLEE from the coding sequence TTGAACGATAACCCTTGCATACAACTTCGGCGTGATTTCCCCATCTTTGAGGTCTCGGTTGACGACCAGCCTTTGTGTTATCTGGACTCGGCTGCCACCACCCAGAAACCCAATCAGGTGATCCAGGCTGTAAAGGATTTTTACCAGTCTCAGAACGCCAACGTACACCGAGGTTTACACACATTGAGTGAGCAGGCAACTACGGCCTATGAGGCTGTACGGGGCAAATTAGCGCAATTTCTTAATGTGCAAAGCCGGGAAATTGTCTGGACCAGTGGCGCTACCGCCTCTTTGAATTTAATTGCTCATGGCCTGAGCGACAGCTTAAAAAAAGACGATGTCATTTTGTTGTCTCCTTTGGAGCATCACGCCAATATTGTGCCCTGGCAACTTGCCGTGCAGCGCACAGGTGCACGCATTGAATTGCTGCCCGTCGATGCACAAGGCATTCTCCAGCTTGAACAGGCTAAAGCGCTGATAGAGAACTTAAAACCCAAAGTACTGAGTATTTGTCATGCCTCTAATGCGCTGGGCAATATCAATGATGTAGCTGCATTGATAGCAAGCAGTAAAAGCTCAGGCACGGTTACAGTGGTAGATGGTGCTCAATCTTTTTTGCATTTGCGCCCTGATTTACAGCAGCTGGATTGCGATTTTTATGTGTTTTCTGCACACAAAGCACTGGGGCCAACCGGGCTTGGTGGCCTCTACGGTCGCTATGAGTTGCTCAATGCCCTGCCCGTTTATCAAAGCGGCGGCGAAATGATAGACACAGTCAGTTTTAGTGGCACCACCTTTCGTCCAGCACCTGAAAAATTTGAGCCAGGCACACCTAATATTGCCGGTGTGATTGGCTTTGGCGCAGCGCTTGATTACATCACAGCACAAGATCATGAAACCCTGTTCCAGTATGAGCAATCACTGTATCAGAGCCTGCTTCAGCAACTGGGCGAAATTGACGGGATCCGGATTTGGGGCGATACGGCTAATAATGTCGGTACGGTCAGTTTTAGCTACAAAAGCGAGCACCATTACGATCTGGCAACCTTACTCAATACCCATGGTATTGCTGTCAGAAGCGGCCACCACTGCACACAACCGCTAATGGCGCATCTTGGCATCGAAGGCACCATTCGTGCCAGCCTGGCGTTTTACAACAACCAGCAAGACATCAGTCGGTTTATCGCAGCACTGAAAGACACCATCAGTTTATTAGAAGAGTAA
- the tcdA gene encoding tRNA cyclic N6-threonylcarbamoyladenosine(37) synthase TcdA, protein MTQDTSLRFGGIGRLYGDTELAWLGEASFCVIGIGGVGSWVAEALARTGIGKITLIDLDDICVTNINRQLHAKTETIGQPKVEAMQARCQSINPDCQVEVIDDFITLDNIKEHIQGFDYVIDCIDAVKEKAALIAHCKRQKIPVITTGGAGGQTDPSQICYGDVAKTTHDPLLAKVRYLLRKQYNFTTNPKRKFAVDCVYSTEQLVYPTGDGSVCKAKQMADGSKNMDCATGFGSATMVTGSFGFFAAAKAIRKYLDKRAREAG, encoded by the coding sequence ATGACGCAAGATACATCCTTAAGATTTGGTGGCATCGGCCGCTTGTATGGTGATACAGAGCTTGCCTGGCTTGGCGAAGCCAGTTTCTGTGTCATAGGCATTGGCGGCGTAGGTAGCTGGGTAGCAGAAGCTCTGGCGCGCACCGGCATAGGTAAAATTACCCTGATTGATCTGGATGATATTTGTGTCACAAATATCAATCGCCAGCTGCATGCAAAAACTGAGACCATAGGCCAGCCTAAAGTCGAAGCCATGCAGGCGCGTTGTCAGTCCATCAATCCGGATTGTCAGGTTGAGGTGATAGATGACTTTATCACCCTGGATAATATCAAAGAGCATATTCAGGGTTTTGATTATGTCATCGACTGTATTGATGCGGTCAAAGAAAAAGCGGCATTGATCGCTCACTGTAAAAGGCAAAAAATTCCGGTGATCACCACCGGTGGTGCAGGTGGTCAGACAGATCCAAGTCAGATCTGTTATGGGGATGTGGCCAAAACCACTCATGACCCTTTACTTGCAAAAGTCCGATACCTGCTGCGTAAGCAGTATAACTTCACCACCAATCCGAAGCGTAAGTTTGCTGTAGACTGTGTGTATTCAACCGAGCAACTGGTTTATCCAACGGGAGATGGTAGTGTCTGTAAGGCCAAACAAATGGCCGATGGCAGTAAGAATATGGACTGTGCGACCGGATTTGGCTCTGCCACTATGGTGACGGGCAGCTTTGGCTTTTTTGCTGCGGCAAAGGCGATCCGCAAGTACTTAGACAAGCGCGCACGCGAAGCGGGCTAG
- a CDS encoding Trm112 family protein produces MAFDTKLLEIIACPVCKGKLRFDKDNQELISTAAKLAYPVRNDIPVLLENEARELSLEEVEKWNS; encoded by the coding sequence ATGGCCTTTGACACTAAATTACTCGAGATTATTGCTTGTCCGGTTTGCAAAGGAAAACTGAGATTTGACAAAGACAATCAGGAGCTGATCAGCACGGCCGCTAAACTGGCTTACCCTGTCAGAAACGACATTCCAGTACTACTGGAAAACGAAGCGCGCGAATTATCCCTTGAAGAGGTCGAAAAGTGGAATTCATAG
- a CDS encoding succinate dehydrogenase iron-sulfur subunit, translating into MATLELSVYRYNPDVDSAPRMQDYKLEVEEGRDMMVLDALLMLKEQDPTLSFRRSCREGVCGSDGVNMNGKNGLACITPLSALQKGGKGKIIVRPLPGLPVIRDLVIDMSQFYTQYEKVKPYLINDKPTGGEERLQSIEERDKLDGLYECILCACCSTSCPSFWWNPDKFIGPAGLLHAYRFLADSRDTATEERLADLDDAFSVFRCHSIMNCVSVCPKGLNPTKAIGHIKSMLLNRSV; encoded by the coding sequence ATGGCAACTTTAGAATTATCTGTTTATCGTTACAACCCTGACGTAGATTCAGCACCTCGTATGCAAGATTACAAGCTGGAGGTTGAAGAAGGTCGTGACATGATGGTGCTAGATGCACTGTTAATGTTGAAAGAACAAGATCCAACACTGTCTTTCCGTCGTTCATGCCGTGAAGGTGTGTGTGGTTCAGACGGTGTAAACATGAATGGTAAGAACGGTCTGGCTTGTATTACACCTTTATCTGCATTGCAAAAAGGTGGTAAAGGCAAGATCATCGTTCGTCCATTACCGGGTCTGCCAGTTATCCGTGACCTGGTTATCGACATGAGCCAGTTCTACACACAATACGAGAAGGTAAAACCTTACCTGATCAACGACAAGCCAACCGGCGGTGAAGAGCGTCTTCAAAGCATCGAAGAGCGTGACAAGCTGGATGGCCTGTACGAGTGTATTCTGTGTGCATGTTGTTCAACGTCATGTCCGTCGTTCTGGTGGAACCCAGATAAATTTATCGGTCCTGCGGGCCTTCTTCACGCGTATCGTTTCCTGGCTGACAGCCGTGATACAGCGACAGAAGAGCGTCTGGCTGACCTTGATGACGCGTTCAGCGTCTTCCGCTGTCACAGTATCATGAACTGTGTAAGCGTTTGTCCGAAAGGCTTGAATCCTACTAAGGCGATCGGACACATTAAATCTATGTTGTTAAATCGTTCGGTTTAA
- the kdsB gene encoding 3-deoxy-manno-octulosonate cytidylyltransferase encodes MEFIVVIPARYASTRLPGKPLADICGKPMIQHVFEQAQKSGAKAVYIATDNAQVFERAKAFTENVLMTREDHQSGTERLAEVVEQLGLADDTLVVNVQGDEPLLAPENITQVATLLHEAQEAPMATLSVDVTDVLEVLNPNAVKVVQDAHHNALYFSRASIPFQRDSMMELDESKIPLAHFQRHVGIYAYRAGFIKTYLALPVSPLEGQESLEQLRVLYHGYRIKIAKACRPVYAGVDTPEDLKRVVEYLNGAL; translated from the coding sequence GTGGAATTCATAGTCGTTATTCCGGCGCGTTACGCTTCAACCCGCCTGCCTGGCAAACCGCTGGCTGATATTTGTGGTAAACCCATGATCCAGCATGTGTTCGAGCAGGCGCAAAAATCTGGCGCCAAAGCCGTTTATATCGCCACCGACAATGCTCAGGTGTTTGAGCGTGCTAAAGCCTTTACAGAGAACGTACTGATGACCCGAGAAGATCATCAGTCGGGCACTGAGCGCCTTGCTGAGGTGGTTGAACAGCTGGGCCTGGCCGACGATACCTTAGTGGTTAATGTGCAGGGCGATGAGCCCTTACTTGCCCCGGAAAACATCACCCAAGTGGCGACATTACTGCATGAAGCTCAGGAAGCGCCAATGGCTACGCTGAGTGTAGATGTGACGGATGTGCTGGAAGTATTGAATCCTAATGCCGTTAAAGTGGTTCAGGATGCCCATCACAATGCGCTGTACTTTTCCCGCGCTTCCATTCCGTTTCAGCGTGACAGCATGATGGAATTGGATGAGAGTAAAATTCCACTGGCACATTTTCAGCGCCATGTGGGTATTTATGCCTATCGTGCCGGTTTTATTAAAACCTATCTGGCCTTACCGGTTTCTCCGCTGGAAGGGCAGGAATCGCTTGAGCAGTTGCGGGTGTTATACCACGGTTATCGCATTAAAATAGCCAAGGCGTGCCGCCCGGTTTATGCCGGGGTTGATACACCGGAAGATTTAAAAAGAGTCGTAGAGTACCTCAATGGCGCCCTTTGA